The Psychrosphaera ytuae genome includes a region encoding these proteins:
- the suhB gene encoding inositol-1-monophosphatase yields MQPMLNIAVRAARNAGKIIARAYEQLDMVQAELKGSNDFVTNVDKEAEQAIISTIQASYPDHSFVAEESGVIKGNAKYQWIIDPLDGTANFVKGIPHFAVSVALKVDGKLEQAVILDPIRGELFTASKGAGAQLDGKRIRVSKAKDLSGTILATGFPFKQKHQLETYTAIFNDLFLQVADMRRAGSAALDLAYVAAGRVEGFFELGLRPWDTAAGQLIAKEAGAVIADFEGGNDFDKTGNIVVATPKVLGAILKSIRPHLNDGLRSK; encoded by the coding sequence ATGCAACCGATGTTAAACATCGCAGTTCGCGCTGCGCGTAATGCTGGTAAAATTATTGCTCGTGCATATGAGCAACTTGATATGGTTCAAGCTGAGTTAAAAGGCTCTAACGACTTTGTAACGAACGTAGACAAAGAAGCAGAACAAGCAATCATCTCTACTATTCAAGCTTCTTACCCAGACCATTCATTTGTTGCAGAAGAAAGCGGCGTCATCAAAGGCAACGCTAAGTATCAGTGGATCATCGACCCACTAGACGGTACAGCTAACTTCGTTAAAGGCATTCCTCACTTTGCAGTATCAGTTGCCCTAAAAGTAGATGGAAAATTAGAGCAAGCGGTTATTTTAGATCCAATCCGCGGTGAGTTGTTCACAGCTTCTAAAGGTGCCGGTGCTCAGTTAGACGGTAAACGCATTCGCGTATCAAAAGCGAAAGACCTTTCTGGTACTATCTTAGCAACGGGCTTCCCGTTCAAACAAAAGCACCAGTTAGAAACCTACACTGCAATATTCAACGATCTATTTTTACAAGTTGCGGACATGCGCCGTGCTGGTTCTGCGGCTCTTGATTTAGCATACGTTGCAGCTGGTCGAGTTGAAGGTTTCTTCGAGCTAGGCTTACGCCCTTGGGATACTGCGGCAGGTCAGCTTATTGCTAAAGAAGCGGGTGCAGTAATTGCAGACTTTGAAGGTGGAAACGACTTTGATAAGACAGGCAACATTGTTGTTGCGACACCAAAAGTTTTAGGTGCGATTCTTAAGTCTATTCGCCCACATTTAAACGATGGCTTGCGCTCTAAATAG
- a CDS encoding CHASE domain-containing protein, which translates to MLRSQSKSILVILISFLSYYLFSKVGLLFAIPPGFASAVWPAAGVGLACYLIFGRLALIGVFLGSALANIQVMSGGYSGLPIAQQILPFIIATGTCLQMVVARYLLRRSVSLPVNNTHLRSVIKFLAIVGPIACIVAATINTTAVSIVNGLTLSHALFVGFTWWVGDFIGVMFFLPIVLSLANNEFYVQKKDKLKIAVPAAILFLLVSSIFAMSRQHYQTSRMEDFVSQTNKFSQQINLIENTITQQLAGMEGLFRASKHVTRDEFRRFIDKIMNPDINLRALAWLPKVNGSERRKYEEQIAATDFPGFKLKQLIGGNIQEAEHQRYYIPILYTEPLEPNKAAVGLDVSSHDVVGITVNKAIYTGEKAVSPQLSLVQNLEKYNAVIVYYPIYEGGDVPSERNLRVSKLLGLFEAVIELDQLVLSLYDESMADNFVFRTRYVQDEETTATFEANYRTDALFNYRASFPFFDTRIEVDYASSAIFDQNSIDWSSWLIIIIGCCVSTFSVIFIIIMTNLSEMLEQKVAHKTQQLSQKNDELMKANAAKSQFLANMSHEYRTPLNAVIGFAQIGKNSKSVEEAKSYFKQILDSSKLLLGIINNVLDFSKVSESDLKLEESPINLAQSVTSIKNLLTEKASAKGVVLEVIDRGLSDKTIIGDSVRLEQIMMNLVDNAIKFTERGTVKLTVVLTEKGNSTAELSIVVEDQGIGIPESKIPDLFMSFTQADESTTRKFGGTGLGLAIVKQLTELMNGKIVVESKLGEGTRFSISMPVEIYSSEITHAEENDDSEYQAQLELIRQQNFKALIVEDNKINQLIASKQLELLNISVTLADNGELGLEALEQGKPDILFVDLHMPVMDGFTMLEALKQKPEFDDLPAVIISASVSAEDRARAELLGINHYVTKPFLLEDLERVVYELLAEDNE; encoded by the coding sequence ATGTTGCGGTCTCAAAGTAAATCTATCTTAGTCATTCTTATCTCATTTTTAAGCTACTACCTTTTTTCTAAAGTAGGCTTATTGTTTGCTATCCCGCCTGGGTTTGCTAGCGCTGTTTGGCCGGCTGCTGGTGTTGGTCTTGCTTGTTATTTGATATTTGGTCGTTTGGCTTTAATCGGTGTCTTTTTGGGTTCCGCTTTGGCCAATATCCAGGTTATGTCCGGTGGTTATTCTGGCCTGCCAATTGCCCAACAAATATTGCCTTTCATCATAGCTACTGGCACCTGTTTACAAATGGTGGTCGCTAGGTATTTATTGAGACGTTCCGTCAGTCTTCCTGTAAACAATACACACTTGCGAAGTGTGATTAAGTTTTTAGCGATAGTAGGTCCAATAGCATGTATCGTTGCAGCAACCATCAACACGACGGCCGTTTCTATAGTTAATGGTCTTACCCTATCACACGCCTTGTTTGTTGGTTTTACTTGGTGGGTAGGAGACTTTATTGGTGTAATGTTCTTTTTGCCAATCGTGCTTTCTCTGGCGAATAATGAATTTTATGTTCAGAAAAAAGATAAGTTAAAAATCGCGGTGCCTGCCGCTATTTTGTTTTTGTTGGTAAGCTCAATTTTTGCGATGTCTCGACAGCATTACCAAACCTCGAGAATGGAAGACTTTGTTAGTCAAACTAATAAGTTTTCACAACAAATTAACCTAATTGAAAATACTATTACTCAGCAACTTGCTGGAATGGAAGGGTTATTTAGAGCCAGTAAGCATGTTACTCGCGATGAGTTTAGACGCTTTATCGATAAAATTATGAACCCCGATATTAATCTCAGAGCGCTAGCTTGGTTGCCTAAGGTTAATGGTAGTGAAAGACGTAAGTATGAAGAACAAATTGCTGCAACGGATTTTCCTGGTTTCAAACTTAAGCAATTGATTGGCGGCAACATTCAAGAAGCTGAACATCAGCGCTATTACATTCCAATTTTGTATACTGAGCCATTAGAGCCAAATAAAGCCGCGGTCGGGCTGGACGTCTCCTCTCATGATGTTGTGGGAATTACTGTTAACAAAGCTATTTATACTGGTGAAAAAGCGGTGTCTCCACAGCTTTCATTGGTTCAAAATTTAGAAAAGTACAACGCGGTAATCGTTTATTATCCAATTTATGAGGGTGGGGATGTTCCTTCAGAGCGAAACCTACGAGTGTCTAAATTGCTTGGCTTATTTGAAGCGGTGATAGAGCTAGACCAGCTTGTCTTAAGCCTGTATGACGAATCTATGGCAGATAATTTTGTATTTAGAACTCGTTATGTGCAAGACGAAGAAACTACCGCAACTTTTGAGGCAAATTATCGCACTGATGCTCTCTTCAACTATAGAGCGTCATTTCCTTTCTTTGATACTCGTATCGAGGTCGATTATGCCAGCTCAGCTATTTTTGACCAAAACTCCATAGACTGGTCGAGTTGGCTAATAATTATTATTGGTTGCTGTGTCAGTACTTTTAGTGTGATCTTCATTATCATCATGACAAACTTGAGTGAAATGTTAGAGCAAAAAGTTGCGCATAAAACTCAGCAACTCAGTCAGAAAAACGATGAGTTAATGAAAGCGAACGCTGCCAAGAGCCAGTTCTTGGCCAATATGAGCCATGAATACCGAACACCTCTAAATGCGGTTATTGGTTTTGCTCAAATTGGTAAGAACAGTAAAAGTGTTGAAGAGGCTAAAAGTTATTTCAAGCAAATATTAGATTCTTCTAAGTTGTTACTCGGTATTATTAACAATGTTTTGGATTTTTCTAAAGTATCAGAAAGCGACTTAAAGCTCGAAGAAAGCCCAATCAACTTGGCGCAGTCCGTGACGAGTATCAAAAACTTACTAACTGAAAAGGCGAGTGCGAAAGGAGTCGTTCTCGAGGTAATAGATCGCGGCTTGTCAGACAAAACTATCATTGGTGATTCGGTTCGATTAGAACAAATAATGATGAACCTGGTTGATAATGCGATTAAGTTTACCGAACGAGGCACAGTAAAATTAACCGTCGTGTTAACCGAAAAAGGCAACAGCACGGCGGAACTCAGTATTGTGGTTGAGGATCAGGGTATCGGTATTCCAGAAAGCAAAATCCCAGATTTGTTTATGTCCTTTACTCAAGCAGATGAATCGACCACTCGTAAATTTGGTGGTACTGGCTTAGGTTTAGCCATTGTTAAGCAGTTAACCGAATTAATGAATGGTAAAATCGTAGTTGAAAGCAAATTAGGCGAAGGTACTCGCTTTAGCATTTCAATGCCTGTTGAGATCTATTCTTCAGAGATCACTCATGCAGAAGAAAATGACGATTCAGAATATCAAGCGCAGCTCGAATTGATTCGTCAGCAAAACTTTAAAGCACTCATCGTAGAAGACAACAAAATTAATCAATTGATTGCGAGTAAACAATTAGAGCTACTGAATATTTCGGTCACGTTAGCTGATAACGGTGAGCTAGGACTTGAAGCGCTAGAGCAAGGTAAGCCAGACATATTGTTTGTTGATTTACATATGCCGGTAATGGATGGTTTTACAATGCTAGAAGCATTAAAGCAAAAGCCGGAGTTTGATGATCTTCCTGCGGTTATTATAAGTGCAAGTGTTAGTGCTGAGGATAGAGCAAGAGCAGAGTTACTGGGTATAAACCATTATGTAACGAAACCCTTCTTATTAGAAGACCTTGAGCGAGTCGTCTACGAACTCTTGGCCGAAGATAACGAATAG
- a CDS encoding DNA topoisomerase III yields MRLIIAEKPSMGRAIANALPKPHQKKDGYIVAGDGTHVSWCIGHILEQSEPEDYDPLYKKWHYDHLPIIPEQWQLKPKSKTKSQLSVLRKLTKQAQQLIHAGDPDREGQLLVDEVIHFLKLPKAKVENTQRLLVSDLNTPAVKKALNNLQSNKAFIPLSVSALARSRSDWLIGMNLTRAFTLLGQKVNFNSVLSVGRVQTPLLGIVVKRDQEIANFVSKDYYQVDAHLTLTSAIQNNSDFTARWQPSEHCAPHQDEEGRIINKSLAEHVVKQIHQQPAVVLDVKKERKKQTAPLPYNLSSLQIDAAKAFKLSAQQVLDACQSLYERHKAITYPRSDCRYLPNQHFNDAPAIVSNLTSYGHAHVAHVATQANPKLKSKAWNDSKVGAHHAIIPTLKAPNASSLSGPEANVYQLIAKQYLAQFFGAFETDNEKVTLEINKGEFVAKSVKTAVIGWKIIYEKELNNDGPSLPQLNIGQTLFCQRGELLTKQTEPPAYFTDATLLAAMTGIARFVKDPNIKKVLRETDGLGTEATRAGMIELLFKRGYLTRQGKSIRSTDIGQALIRALPEAITLPDMTAHWEMQLQEICEQNAHYQTFIKEIEHTLHGLIASAKDTRLVGLPEKPFKPKRKGSSKRSYTGSYTKGKPSSKSSKSTSRRATKTKAKTTQ; encoded by the coding sequence GTGAGATTAATAATAGCCGAAAAGCCCAGTATGGGTAGGGCAATAGCCAACGCTTTACCCAAGCCGCATCAGAAAAAGGACGGTTACATAGTCGCAGGTGACGGCACCCACGTCAGTTGGTGTATTGGCCATATACTCGAACAATCTGAACCAGAAGATTACGATCCACTTTATAAGAAGTGGCACTACGATCATTTACCTATTATCCCTGAACAGTGGCAACTGAAACCTAAGTCAAAGACTAAGTCACAGCTTTCTGTACTTCGAAAGTTGACTAAACAAGCCCAACAATTAATACATGCTGGAGATCCTGACCGAGAAGGTCAGCTTTTGGTTGATGAAGTCATTCACTTCTTAAAATTACCTAAAGCCAAAGTCGAAAATACACAAAGACTGTTAGTCAGTGATCTCAATACTCCAGCAGTAAAAAAAGCCCTAAATAACTTACAATCAAACAAAGCCTTTATTCCCTTATCTGTATCTGCACTGGCTCGTTCTCGCTCTGACTGGTTAATAGGCATGAACCTAACTCGTGCGTTTACCCTGTTGGGACAAAAGGTGAATTTTAATTCCGTTTTGTCTGTTGGCCGCGTGCAAACTCCGTTATTAGGCATAGTGGTAAAACGAGATCAAGAAATCGCCAACTTTGTAAGTAAAGATTATTATCAAGTGGACGCGCACCTTACCTTAACTTCGGCAATTCAAAACAACAGTGATTTTACTGCTCGGTGGCAGCCAAGTGAACATTGTGCGCCACACCAAGACGAAGAAGGTCGCATTATTAATAAGTCTCTTGCTGAACATGTCGTAAAACAAATTCATCAGCAACCTGCAGTCGTATTAGATGTAAAAAAAGAAAGAAAAAAGCAGACTGCTCCGCTACCTTACAATTTGTCTAGCTTACAAATTGATGCGGCAAAAGCCTTTAAACTCTCTGCGCAACAAGTTCTTGATGCCTGTCAGTCTCTATACGAGCGACACAAGGCCATAACCTACCCTCGCTCTGATTGCCGATATTTGCCCAATCAGCATTTTAACGATGCACCTGCCATCGTTAGTAACTTAACTAGCTATGGCCACGCCCACGTTGCTCATGTCGCTACTCAAGCTAACCCTAAGTTAAAAAGCAAAGCTTGGAATGATTCAAAAGTGGGTGCTCATCATGCCATTATTCCAACTTTGAAAGCGCCTAACGCTTCTTCTCTCTCAGGTCCAGAAGCCAATGTTTATCAGTTAATTGCTAAGCAGTATTTAGCGCAGTTTTTTGGGGCTTTTGAGACAGACAATGAAAAAGTCACCCTAGAAATAAATAAAGGCGAATTTGTTGCCAAGTCGGTAAAAACCGCAGTAATAGGCTGGAAAATCATTTATGAAAAAGAGCTTAATAATGACGGGCCTTCACTACCTCAACTTAATATAGGCCAGACGCTGTTTTGCCAACGAGGCGAATTGTTAACGAAACAAACCGAACCGCCTGCTTATTTTACCGATGCAACTTTACTAGCGGCGATGACAGGCATCGCGAGATTCGTAAAAGATCCAAATATCAAAAAGGTATTGCGAGAAACCGATGGCCTTGGCACTGAAGCTACGCGTGCAGGAATGATTGAGTTGCTGTTTAAACGAGGTTATTTAACACGCCAAGGTAAAAGTATTCGCTCAACAGATATTGGCCAAGCTTTGATCCGAGCTCTACCAGAAGCAATAACCCTACCCGACATGACAGCTCACTGGGAAATGCAATTACAGGAAATTTGTGAACAAAACGCCCATTATCAAACCTTTATCAAAGAGATTGAACACACGCTTCACGGTCTAATCGCAAGCGCTAAGGACACTCGTCTTGTGGGATTACCAGAAAAGCCGTTTAAACCAAAACGCAAAGGATCGAGTAAAAGATCCTATACTGGTTCTTATACCAAAGGTAAACCTTCAAGTAAGTCGTCCAAATCAACATCAAGACGAGCTACCAAAACGAAAGCGAAAACAACACAATGA
- a CDS encoding DUF3750 domain-containing protein, translated as MNSLKPKYLTVLLLIFSSVLLTGCTSKKWYETSREPAGIAANPAQEPEAIIEFYAADAFSWRGWFAVHTWVAIKEKDASEYTVFEVVGWRVKRGLPALKEYKTTTPDRYWYGAKPEKILSVKGDKAAQLIPKVLDAIKVYPWKDEYTLFPGPNSNTFPAWIGLQVPELNLDMPFRAIGSGYAD; from the coding sequence ATGAATTCTTTAAAACCCAAGTACCTAACGGTTTTATTATTGATATTTAGCTCTGTCCTATTAACTGGCTGCACATCAAAAAAATGGTATGAAACAAGTAGAGAGCCTGCCGGTATTGCGGCTAATCCAGCCCAAGAACCAGAGGCAATCATTGAGTTTTATGCGGCAGACGCCTTTAGCTGGCGAGGTTGGTTTGCGGTTCATACTTGGGTAGCCATAAAAGAAAAAGACGCCTCAGAATACACCGTTTTTGAAGTAGTCGGTTGGCGAGTAAAACGCGGACTTCCTGCGCTCAAAGAATACAAAACAACGACTCCCGATCGCTACTGGTACGGAGCCAAGCCAGAAAAAATCCTCTCTGTTAAAGGTGATAAAGCGGCTCAACTCATCCCAAAAGTACTAGACGCTATTAAAGTTTATCCATGGAAGGACGAATATACTCTGTTTCCTGGACCTAACTCTAATACCTTCCCAGCGTGGATTGGTTTGCAAGTTCCGGAGCTAAACTTGGATATGCCATTTAGAGCTATTGGTAGTGGCTATGCGGATTAA
- the fdx gene encoding ISC system 2Fe-2S type ferredoxin: protein MPQIIFLPHEELCPDGAVLEGEKGESVLNVALKNDIDIEHACEKVCACTTCHVVIREGFDSLDEADELEEDMLDKAWGLEAESRLSCQAIIKDEDIVVEIPKYSLNHAKENH from the coding sequence AGAACTTTGTCCAGATGGTGCGGTGTTAGAAGGCGAAAAAGGCGAATCGGTACTTAACGTTGCGCTTAAAAATGACATTGATATCGAGCACGCTTGTGAAAAAGTATGTGCTTGTACCACTTGTCACGTCGTAATTCGCGAAGGGTTTGACTCGTTAGACGAAGCCGATGAGCTAGAAGAAGATATGCTAGATAAAGCATGGGGATTAGAAGCAGAATCTCGTTTAAGCTGTCAGGCGATCATCAAAGACGAAGACATTGTTGTTGAGATCCCTAAATACAGTCTTAATCACGCGAAAGAAAATCACTAA